A single window of Bradyrhizobium daqingense DNA harbors:
- a CDS encoding esterase-like activity of phytase family protein, which translates to MSAHRSRRSFVSLAAAGLSTLALPRLAQAQAQLHPKSEPPPRPLQLEHAVTAPVSVEVNARSIAHFEPRDRSRTRFGSLDFRSGLVLTSPYRGFGGLSGLRFLDGKGERFLAISDQGGWFTGTIRYSGREMVGLADVEAAPVLGADGRPITEKRLWYDTESLARDGNLVYVGLERVNQILRYDFAKGGTSARGELIAVPPALRKLPYNKGLEAMVIVPKGQGQGQGKSQSLAGTLIAFSERGLDADGNLLAFLIGGATPGQFSVRRSENFDISDAVLLPSGDLLILERKFSWFTGVNIRIRAIPLKSIAPGAIVDGLTLFAADLGHEIDNMEGIDAHVTAEGETVLTLISDDNFSMLQRTLLLQFALVE; encoded by the coding sequence GTGAGCGCGCATCGATCCCGCCGCAGCTTCGTCAGCCTCGCGGCGGCGGGATTGTCCACCCTCGCGCTGCCGCGTCTGGCGCAGGCGCAGGCGCAATTGCATCCCAAAAGCGAACCGCCGCCGCGCCCGCTTCAACTTGAGCACGCCGTCACCGCGCCGGTCAGCGTCGAGGTCAACGCCCGCAGCATTGCCCATTTCGAGCCGCGCGACCGCTCGCGCACGCGCTTCGGCTCGCTGGATTTCCGCAGCGGCCTGGTGCTGACCTCGCCCTATCGCGGCTTCGGCGGCCTGTCCGGCCTGCGCTTCCTCGACGGCAAGGGCGAGCGCTTCCTCGCCATCTCCGACCAGGGCGGCTGGTTCACCGGCACGATCCGCTATTCCGGCCGCGAGATGGTGGGGCTGGCCGACGTCGAAGCCGCGCCGGTGCTCGGCGCGGACGGGCGGCCGATCACGGAGAAGCGGCTGTGGTACGACACCGAGTCGCTCGCGCGCGACGGCAACCTCGTCTATGTCGGGCTCGAACGCGTCAACCAGATCCTGCGCTATGATTTCGCCAAGGGCGGCACGAGTGCCCGCGGCGAGCTGATCGCCGTTCCGCCGGCCTTGCGCAAGCTGCCCTACAACAAGGGGCTGGAGGCGATGGTCATCGTGCCCAAGGGGCAGGGACAGGGACAGGGAAAGAGCCAGTCGCTCGCGGGCACGCTGATAGCCTTCTCCGAGCGCGGGCTCGATGCCGACGGCAACCTGCTCGCCTTCCTGATCGGCGGCGCCACGCCCGGCCAGTTCAGCGTGCGCCGCTCGGAGAATTTCGACATCAGCGACGCCGTGCTGCTGCCCTCGGGCGATCTCCTCATCCTCGAACGCAAGTTCTCCTGGTTCACCGGCGTCAACATCCGCATCCGCGCCATCCCGCTGAAGTCGATCGCCCCTGGCGCAATCGTCGACGGCCTGACGCTGTTCGCCGCCGATCTCGGCCACGAGATCGACAACATGGAAGGCATCGACGCCCATGTCACGGCCGAGGGCGAGACCGTCCTGACGCTGATCTCCGACGACAATTTCTCGATGCTGCAACGGACGCTGCTGCTACAGTTCGCGCTGGTGGAGTAG
- a CDS encoding NADH:flavin oxidoreductase/NADH oxidase has protein sequence MSVLFSPIKLRGLTLKNRLVVSPMCQYSADDGVATDWHFSHINNLSLSGAAMFCIEATHVEAIGRITPGCLGLYSDACEAALKPILHSVRKHSSTAIAMQLAHAGRKASSARPWDGGQLIPEGQGGWQTVGPSAVPHKEGEAAPLALDASGLKRIREAFVDSAKRAARLGIDAIEVHGAHGYLLHQFLSPISNRRTDEYGGSLENRMRFPLEVFDAVRAAFPADKPVGMRVSSTDWVEGGWDLAQTIEFARALKARGVDWIDASSGGVSPLQKIALGPGYQVQFAEAIKRETGLPTIAVGLITEGKHAEEIVASGKADMVALARGMLYDPRWAWHAAAELGGEVEAPPQYWRSQPSTQKALFGKTTFGAR, from the coding sequence ATGTCCGTCCTGTTTTCCCCGATCAAGCTGCGCGGCCTGACGTTGAAGAACCGCCTCGTGGTGTCGCCGATGTGCCAATATTCGGCCGATGACGGCGTCGCCACCGACTGGCACTTCAGCCACATCAACAATCTCAGCCTGTCGGGCGCGGCGATGTTCTGCATCGAGGCGACGCATGTCGAGGCGATCGGCCGCATCACGCCGGGCTGCCTCGGGCTCTACAGCGATGCCTGCGAGGCCGCGCTGAAGCCGATCCTGCATTCGGTGCGCAAGCATTCCTCCACGGCGATCGCGATGCAGCTCGCCCATGCCGGCCGCAAGGCGTCGAGCGCGCGACCCTGGGACGGCGGCCAGCTGATCCCGGAAGGGCAGGGCGGCTGGCAGACGGTCGGCCCGTCAGCGGTGCCGCACAAGGAGGGCGAGGCCGCGCCGCTCGCGCTCGATGCGAGCGGCCTGAAGCGCATCCGCGAGGCCTTCGTCGACAGCGCCAAGCGCGCCGCGCGGCTCGGCATCGACGCCATCGAGGTTCATGGCGCGCATGGCTATCTCCTGCATCAATTCCTGTCGCCGATCTCAAACCGTCGCACCGACGAATATGGCGGCAGCCTCGAGAACCGCATGCGCTTCCCGCTCGAAGTTTTCGACGCGGTGCGCGCAGCCTTCCCCGCCGACAAGCCGGTCGGCATGCGGGTGTCCTCGACCGATTGGGTCGAAGGGGGCTGGGACCTGGCGCAGACGATAGAATTCGCGCGCGCGCTGAAGGCGCGCGGCGTCGACTGGATCGATGCCTCCTCCGGCGGCGTCTCGCCGCTGCAGAAGATCGCGCTCGGCCCCGGCTATCAGGTGCAGTTCGCAGAAGCCATCAAGCGCGAGACCGGCCTGCCCACCATCGCCGTCGGTCTCATCACCGAAGGCAAGCACGCCGAGGAGATCGTCGCATCGGGCAAGGCCGACATGGTCGCGCTCGCCCGCGGCATGCTCTACGACCCGCGCTGGGCCTGGCACGCCGCCGCCGAGCTCGGCGGCGAGGTCGAGGCCCCGCCGCAATATTGGCGCTCGCAGCCCTCGACGCAAAAGGCGCTGTTCGGCAAAACCACGTTCGGGGCACGGTGA
- a CDS encoding PilZ domain-containing protein yields MPHYPRRYARVKPAGLVSRQAKIITDPRAPVINCTLIDYSPGGACVDLGGQVNIPDRFELLHVNTKKRCRIAWKRGTRVGVVF; encoded by the coding sequence GTGCCGCACTATCCGCGCCGATATGCCCGCGTGAAGCCCGCAGGGCTGGTGTCGCGTCAGGCCAAGATCATCACGGACCCGCGCGCGCCCGTCATCAACTGCACGCTGATCGACTATTCGCCCGGCGGGGCCTGCGTCGATCTCGGCGGCCAGGTGAACATCCCCGACCGGTTCGAGCTTTTGCACGTCAACACCAAGAAGCGCTGCCGCATCGCCTGGAAGCGCGGTACGCGTGTGGGCGTGGTGTTTTAG